A single Sphingopyxis chilensis DNA region contains:
- a CDS encoding class I SAM-dependent methyltransferase produces the protein MIRRALALLALLPLLGGCDAPWGDDSDRIETARKFPPADRPVAPITSTKWSTEEARDRVNEADDVMDSADVRPGMTVADIGAGDGYYTVRLAQRVGANGRVLAQDIMPEVIERLADRVARERLDNVSLKLGAVDDPRLPGASFDRVFMVHMYHEIGEPYAFLWRLRPALRAGGQVIVVDGDRPIAQHGTPFRLLVCEFQAVGYKLVSYDDKQHAGGYLARFVPKGKRPEPDAIKVCDNP, from the coding sequence TTGATCCGCCGCGCGCTCGCCCTCCTTGCGCTCCTGCCGCTGCTCGGTGGTTGCGATGCGCCTTGGGGCGACGACAGCGACCGCATCGAAACGGCGCGCAAATTTCCTCCCGCCGACCGCCCGGTGGCCCCGATCACCTCGACCAAATGGTCGACCGAGGAAGCACGCGATCGCGTCAACGAGGCCGACGACGTCATGGATTCGGCCGACGTCCGGCCCGGCATGACCGTCGCCGACATCGGCGCGGGCGACGGCTATTATACCGTCCGCCTCGCGCAGCGCGTCGGCGCCAATGGCCGCGTGCTCGCGCAGGACATCATGCCCGAAGTAATCGAGCGGCTCGCCGACCGCGTCGCGCGCGAACGGCTCGACAATGTTTCGCTGAAACTCGGCGCGGTCGACGATCCGCGCTTGCCCGGCGCGAGCTTCGACCGCGTTTTCATGGTCCATATGTATCACGAGATCGGCGAACCCTACGCCTTCCTGTGGCGCCTCCGCCCGGCGCTGCGGGCGGGCGGGCAGGTGATCGTCGTCGATGGCGACCGCCCGATCGCGCAGCACGGCACGCCCTTCCGCCTGCTCGTCTGCGAGTTTCAGGCGGTGGGCTACAAGCTCGTCTCCTACGACGACAAGCAGCACGCCGGCGGCTATCTCGCGCGCTTCGTGCCCAAGGGCAAACGCCCCGAACCGGACGCGATCAAGGTCTGCGACAACCCCTAG
- a CDS encoding DsrE family protein produces MQGLNIIVAVAEGRRLYAALEAGMAAAALGRRVRIFLQGEAAALLRDPVSFAGDEARRAAGQPDLASLVEEAVAMEVALFVCQSGMALVGMAATDLVPHVRAAGLVSFLADVGADDQLIVY; encoded by the coding sequence ATGCAAGGCCTGAACATCATCGTCGCGGTCGCCGAGGGGCGGCGGCTCTATGCGGCGCTCGAGGCGGGGATGGCGGCGGCCGCGCTCGGGCGCCGGGTGCGCATCTTCCTGCAGGGCGAAGCCGCGGCGCTGCTGCGCGATCCGGTGTCCTTTGCCGGCGACGAGGCGCGCCGCGCGGCGGGCCAGCCCGACCTTGCCTCGCTGGTCGAGGAAGCGGTGGCGATGGAGGTCGCGCTGTTCGTCTGCCAGTCGGGCATGGCGCTCGTCGGCATGGCGGCGACCGATCTGGTGCCGCACGTCCGCGCTGCGGGACTGGTCAGCTTCCTCGCCGACGTGGGCGCCGATGACCAGCTGATCGTCTATTAG